The genomic segment TTCAGCCCATCCCTATGAAAATCCCAATGGGTTTTCTAACTTAATTGAAACCTTAGCAATGGTTTCTATTCCTACTTCTTTGATTTATACCTTTGGAATTTTGATCCAAGATAAAAAACAAGCCTGGTTACTCTTTGGAATGGTATTTTTAATCTATTCCGGCTTCATTATTATTACCGCCCTAGGAGAATTTCAAGGAAACCCAATTGTTAATAATTTTCTCGATCAACAAGCACCCAATTTAGAAGGAAAAGAAATCCGGTTTGGTTGGGCAGAAACAGCATTGTGGGCTGTTACCACAACCGGAACGATGTGCGGTGCTGTTAATGGAATGCTGGATTCATTCATGCCAAATGGGGGTTTTTCTACTTTATTTAATCTGTTTTTACAAATTGTTTGGGGAGGACAAGGAACTGGAACAGTCTACTTATTTATTTTCCTGATTTTAACAGTGTTCTTAACCGGATTAATGGTGGGAAGAACCCCAGAATTTTTAGGGCGAAAAATTGAGAAACGAGAAATTATTCTCGCCAGTGTAATTTTACTGGTTCATCCCATTGGGATTCTAATTCCTGGTGCTATTACTCTCGCCTATCCTCAACTTTCAGGGATTTCAAACCCCGGATTTCATGGCATTTCCCAAGTAATTTATGAATACGCTTCCGCCGCTGCCAATAATGGCTCAGGATTTGAAGGATTAGGGGATAATACGATTTGGTGGAATTTGAGTACCAGTGTTGTGCTTTTAGCCGGACGTTATATCCCAATTGTGGCTTTATTACTGTTAGCAGAAAGTCTATTAAATAAACAACCTGTTCCTGAAACTCCGGGCACATTAAAAACAAATTCTCTCTTATTTATCAGTGTGACAACGGGAGTGATTTTGATTTTAGGAGCCTTAACATTCTTACCTGTTTTAGCATTAGGGCCAGTGGCGGAAGCCTTTCAAATTGCTAGTTTCAAATAATCTCATTATTTTTTATTAAATACCCCTTCAATTTTATGATGCAAACTCGCTTAAATAAACGACAACAAAAAAAGCAAAAAAAAGTCAATACAAAAGGACTTTATCAACGGGCATTTCAAGATGCTTTTAGCAAACTTGATCCGCGATACATGATTAAAAATCCTGTGATGTTTGTCGTTTGGTTAGGAACAATAATCACAGCCTTATTAGTTCTCGATCCCAACTTATTTGGAACCGTTAAAGGAGAAAATAATCGCTTCTTTAATTTTCTCGTGACCGTGATTTTATTGTTAACCCTTCTGTTTGCAAATTTCGCTGAAGCGGTCGCAGAAGGACGGGGAAAAGCCCAAGCAGATTCCTTACGTTCTACAAAAGCGGAAACCACCGCCCGCAAATTATTACCCGATGGTTTGATTGAAGAAATTAGTTCCACATCGTTAAAAAAAGGAGATCAAATTAAAGTTATTGCTGGAGATATGATTCCAGTAGATGCTGAAGTAATTGCGGGAGTTGCTTCTGTCGATGAATCTGCAATTACTGGCGAATCTGCCCCGGTTCTAAAAGAACCTGGAAGCGATATTGCCAGTTCTGTAACGGGAGGAACTCGGATTATTTCTGATGAATTAATCTTGCGGGTGACATCGGAACCAGGAAAAGGATTTTTAGACCGAATGATTGCTTTAGTTGAAGGGGCAGAACGGACAAAAACCCCAAATGAAATTGCCTTAACGGTGTTATTAGCCGTATTAACTGAAGTTTTTTTAATCGTAGTTGCTACGATTTCACCCCTTGCTAATTACGTTCAAACTCCAGTTAGTATTGTAATTTTAATTGCTTTATTAGTGGCGTTAATTCCCACAACAATTGGGGGTTTATTAAGTGCAATTGGCATTGCTGGAATGGATCGGGTGGCTCAATTTAATGTTGTTGCCACATCGGGACGGGCTGTAGAAGCCTGTGGGGATATCAATACTTTAGTCTTAGATAAAACCGGAACCATTACTTTAGGAAATCGACTAGCTGAAGAATTTATTCCGGTGAATGGTCATAGTCCAAAAGCTGTTGCTGAAGTCGCACTCGCTGCGAGTATTTTTGATGAGACACCGGAAGGAAAATCGATTGTTCGACTTGCAGAAAAAATGGGTGCAACGGTTAATTTTAATCGAAAATTAGCCGAAGGAATTGAGTTCTCTGCTAGAACTCGTATGAGTGGTACAAACTTACCTGGTGACAGCGAAGTTAGAAAAGGGGCAGTTGATGCAATTAAGGGATTTGTTCGATCTCGCGGAGGTCAACTAACGACTGATTTAGATATCGCTTATCAGCATATTTCTCGTTTGGGTGGTACACCTTTAGCAGTTTGCAAAGACAATGAATTGTATGGAATTATTTACCTAAAAGATATTATTAAACCGGGAATTAGAGATCGCTTTGCTCAACTGCGACGTATGGGAGTGAGAACCGTAATGTTAACGGGAGATAATCGGATTACGGCTGAAGTTATTGCTCAAGAAGCGGGGGTAGATGACTTTATTGCAGAAGCCACTCCAGAGGATAAAATTTCTGTGATTCAACGGGAACAATCCCAGGGTAAATTAGTAGCGATGACGGGGGATGGTACGAATGATGCTCCGGCGTTAGCTCAAGCAAATGTCGGGTTAGCAATGAATTCGGGAACTCAAGCTGCAAAGGAAGCTGCGAATATGGTTGACTTAGATTCTGATCCTACAAAGTTGATTGATTTAGTCACCATTGGTAAGCAATTATTGATTACTCGCGGAGCGTTAACTACTTTTTCTATTGCGAATGATATTGCTAAGTATTTTGCGATTATTCCAGCGATGTTTTCATCAGCAGGAATTGGGGGTTTAAATATTATGGGGTTAGCCAGTAGTCAATCGGCTATTTTATCCGCCCTAATTTATAATGCTTTAATTATCCCCGCCTTAATTCCTTTAGCCTTAAAAGGGGTTAAGTTTCGCCCCGTTAGTGCCAATAAATTACTTAGAGAAAACATTTTAATTTATGGATTAGGAGGAATTATAGCACCCTTTATT from the Planktothrix tepida PCC 9214 genome contains:
- the kdpA gene encoding potassium-transporting ATPase subunit KdpA is translated as MWQGFFQIALILGLLVVIVPIFGTYIADVFLGKKTLLDFILNPLERLIYNFSGVHFQSNMTGWQYARAILLSNLLMGVFVYIIISLQGILPLNPMQLNAPRWDLTLHTTISFLTNTDQQHYSGENTLSYASQVLALGFLMFTSAATGLAVSIAFIRGLTGRSLGNFYIDLTRSITRILLPISLIGAIILLASGVPETLAGSQIVTSLDGGTQAIARGPVAHFEIIKQLGENGGGFFGANSAHPYENPNGFSNLIETLAMVSIPTSLIYTFGILIQDKKQAWLLFGMVFLIYSGFIIITALGEFQGNPIVNNFLDQQAPNLEGKEIRFGWAETALWAVTTTGTMCGAVNGMLDSFMPNGGFSTLFNLFLQIVWGGQGTGTVYLFIFLILTVFLTGLMVGRTPEFLGRKIEKREIILASVILLVHPIGILIPGAITLAYPQLSGISNPGFHGISQVIYEYASAAANNGSGFEGLGDNTIWWNLSTSVVLLAGRYIPIVALLLLAESLLNKQPVPETPGTLKTNSLLFISVTTGVILILGALTFLPVLALGPVAEAFQIASFK
- the kdpB gene encoding potassium-transporting ATPase subunit KdpB; this translates as MQTRLNKRQQKKQKKVNTKGLYQRAFQDAFSKLDPRYMIKNPVMFVVWLGTIITALLVLDPNLFGTVKGENNRFFNFLVTVILLLTLLFANFAEAVAEGRGKAQADSLRSTKAETTARKLLPDGLIEEISSTSLKKGDQIKVIAGDMIPVDAEVIAGVASVDESAITGESAPVLKEPGSDIASSVTGGTRIISDELILRVTSEPGKGFLDRMIALVEGAERTKTPNEIALTVLLAVLTEVFLIVVATISPLANYVQTPVSIVILIALLVALIPTTIGGLLSAIGIAGMDRVAQFNVVATSGRAVEACGDINTLVLDKTGTITLGNRLAEEFIPVNGHSPKAVAEVALAASIFDETPEGKSIVRLAEKMGATVNFNRKLAEGIEFSARTRMSGTNLPGDSEVRKGAVDAIKGFVRSRGGQLTTDLDIAYQHISRLGGTPLAVCKDNELYGIIYLKDIIKPGIRDRFAQLRRMGVRTVMLTGDNRITAEVIAQEAGVDDFIAEATPEDKISVIQREQSQGKLVAMTGDGTNDAPALAQANVGLAMNSGTQAAKEAANMVDLDSDPTKLIDLVTIGKQLLITRGALTTFSIANDIAKYFAIIPAMFSSAGIGGLNIMGLASSQSAILSALIYNALIIPALIPLALKGVKFRPVSANKLLRENILIYGLGGIIAPFIGIKMIDSIIAIIGLT